Proteins found in one Xenopus laevis strain J_2021 chromosome 1L, Xenopus_laevis_v10.1, whole genome shotgun sequence genomic segment:
- the emc9.L gene encoding uncharacterized protein LOC734811 isoform X1 — protein MCEVELTTRAYVKMFLHTARYPHSTVCGALLGHKSQHGCVVLSDCVPICHLYLPLSLSLEVALTQIDSWSALQGLVIAGYYQANSGLRDTSLSCTAIRSASLIAEYQEDAVLILLDNERMTLNPGIPPLTVLHQNSNKQWVPKEKTLVMWGHWEETQRITRQLMQAKAYNKLVDFDTHLEDIRADWTNQELNVEIAHLAAAANGSA, from the exons ATGTGTGAAGTTGAGCTCACCACTCGTGCTTATGTCAAGATGTTTCTACACACAGCACGTTACCCTCACAGTACCGTGTGTGGGGCTCTCCTGGGTCACAAATCACAACATGGATGTGTCGTTCTGAGTGACTGTGTCCCAATCTGTCACCTTTATCTGCCTTTGTCTCTCAGTTTAGAAGTGGCTCTAACACAG ATCGATTCATGGAGTGCTCTCCAAGGACTGGTAATTGCTGGTTATTACCAAGCAAACTCTGGCCTGAGAGACACCAG TCTCAGTTGCACTGCAATACGATCAGCATCCCTCATAGCGGAGTACCAAGAAGATGCTGTGTTAATATTG CTGGATAATGAGCGTATGACACTGAATCCTGGAATTCCCCCACTAACAGTCCTGCATCAAAACAGCAATAAGCAGTGGGTTCCAAAGGAGAAGACATT GGTCATGTGGGGTCACTGGGAAGAGACCCAAAGAATCACCAGGCAGCTCATGCAAGCTAAGGCTTACAACAAATTAGTTGACTTTGACACTCATCTCGAAGATATCAGAGCTGACTGGACCAATCAAGAACTAAACGTCGAGATAGCACATCTGGCAGCAGCTGCCAATGGCAGTGCATGA